The following coding sequences lie in one Rutidosis leptorrhynchoides isolate AG116_Rl617_1_P2 chromosome 4, CSIRO_AGI_Rlap_v1, whole genome shotgun sequence genomic window:
- the LOC139840416 gene encoding uncharacterized protein: MPPKRNLNTGMSAAQIEEMVTQRVAEAVANTEAGRAANAANERRPEVANVQQRCNYKAFMGCKPQSFSGTKGPVGLIRWLEKLESVFKISECTGNDRVKFASCTLLDGDLTWWNSFAKSVGIDVAYNTPWEEFKKLMINEYCPRNEIQRLETELWNLKLQGMDISGYTNRFLELALMCPTMVTPEYKRVERYIWGLSENI, from the coding sequence ATGCCTCCGAAGAGAAATCTAAACACGGGAATGAGTGCTGCTCAGATTGAGGAGATGGTAACTCAAAGAGTAGCTGAAGCAGTTGCTAACACTGAAGCAGGACGTGCAGCAAATGCTGCGAACGAAAGGAGACCCGAAGTGGCAAACGTTCAGCAGCGATGCAATTACAAGGCATTTATGGGTTGCAAGCCCCAGAGTTTTTCAGGAACGAAAGGACCCGTAGGGTTAATAAGATGGCTTGAAAAACTAGAATCAGTATTCAAAATCAGTGAGTGCACAGGCAATGATCGAGTGAAGTTTGCATCATGTACTCTTTTGGATGGAGACTTAACCTGGTGGAATTCTTTTGCCAAATCTGTGGGTATTGATGTTGCATATAATacaccatgggaagaattcaagaaGTTGATGATCAATGAGTATTGCCCGAGGAATGAGATTCAAAGGCTAGAAACTGAGTTATGGAACTTAAAGTTACAGGGAATGGATATCTCAGGATATACTAATCGATTTCTTGAGTTAGCTTTAATGTGCCCAACCATGGTTACTCCCGAATATAAGAGAGTTGAGAGATATATTTGGGGTCTGTCAGAAAACATTTAA